A section of the Streptomyces sp. NBC_01363 genome encodes:
- a CDS encoding MCE family protein, whose amino-acid sequence MNSHRTQTVRRRLAGVAFLLVPAVLVWVSVSVYRKDFTDDATVTVRTSSVGNEMHDNADVKLRGVVVGQVRSITADGNGARLTLAIEPGKLDRIPADVTAQMLPTTLFGERFVALVPPEMPSTQPLRAGSVIPQDRSSNAIELEEVLDNVLPLLTAVKPEKLAATLGAVSQALQGRGEKLGDTLVTLDAHLAKFNPQLPTLNADIKELVKVSKVYGDAAPDVLDALTDFTTTSGTIAEQQAQLAGLYGSTTASARDLTSFLQENKDNLIRLSATSRPTLELLAKYSDEFPCTLRTMAGFVPAMDKALGKGTDRPGLHVTIKPVKSKGKYVPGKDTPVYHSTGGPHCYSVPYVGRTVPTADARTAAVSPPGTAHTDEPAGTAAKDSALGMPNSPQESRLVNELVAPSLKVQPQTLPDWSSVLIGPAFRGAEVKLK is encoded by the coding sequence ATGAACTCCCACCGCACGCAGACCGTCCGCCGCAGACTCGCCGGAGTCGCCTTCCTCCTCGTGCCCGCCGTGCTCGTGTGGGTCTCGGTCTCGGTGTACCGGAAGGACTTCACCGACGACGCGACCGTGACCGTACGCACCTCCAGCGTCGGCAACGAGATGCACGACAACGCCGATGTGAAACTGCGCGGCGTCGTCGTCGGGCAGGTCCGCTCCATCACGGCCGACGGGAACGGGGCCCGGCTCACCCTCGCCATCGAGCCCGGCAAGCTCGACCGGATCCCGGCCGACGTGACCGCGCAGATGCTGCCCACCACGCTCTTCGGGGAGCGGTTCGTCGCACTCGTACCGCCCGAGATGCCGTCCACGCAGCCGTTGCGGGCCGGTTCCGTCATTCCGCAGGACCGCTCCAGCAACGCCATCGAGCTGGAGGAGGTCCTCGACAACGTCCTGCCGCTGCTGACCGCCGTCAAACCGGAGAAGCTCGCCGCCACCCTGGGCGCGGTCTCCCAGGCCCTCCAGGGGCGCGGCGAGAAGCTCGGCGACACGCTCGTCACGCTCGACGCGCACCTGGCGAAGTTCAACCCCCAACTCCCCACGCTCAACGCCGACATCAAGGAACTCGTCAAGGTGAGCAAGGTGTACGGGGACGCTGCCCCCGATGTCCTGGACGCCCTCACCGACTTCACCACCACCAGCGGCACCATCGCCGAACAGCAGGCGCAGCTCGCCGGGCTCTACGGCTCCACGACCGCGTCCGCACGCGACCTCACCTCGTTCCTCCAGGAGAACAAGGACAACCTGATCCGGCTCTCCGCCACGAGCAGGCCGACGCTGGAGTTGCTGGCGAAGTACTCGGACGAATTCCCCTGCACCCTGCGGACCATGGCCGGCTTCGTCCCGGCCATGGACAAGGCGCTCGGCAAGGGCACCGACCGGCCCGGACTCCACGTCACCATCAAGCCCGTGAAGTCGAAGGGCAAGTACGTGCCCGGCAAGGACACCCCGGTCTACCACTCGACCGGCGGACCGCACTGCTACTCCGTGCCGTACGTGGGCAGGACCGTGCCGACCGCCGACGCCCGCACGGCGGCGGTCAGCCCGCCGGGTACCGCACACACCGACGAACCGGCCGGCACCGCGGCCAAGGACTCCGCCCTCGGCATGCCCAACTCCCCGCAGGAGAGCCGGCTCGTCAACGAGCTGGTCGCTCCCTCACTGAAAGTCCAGCCGCAGACCCTGCCCGACTGGAGCAGCGTGCTCATCGGTCCGGCCTTCCGCGGTGCGGAGGTGAAGCTCAAGTGA
- a CDS encoding DUF6801 domain-containing protein, translated as MRMKSSHSRRWGQAGAVGAMALLAGLMPGTGVAGGTHVAESGFGYSCTSASGRHAADVTVSVELPLSSPVGTAVQPEHVRLGLTLAPELLGELPKDAPPELSGAARLETAVTQNGVSTDVMWEGLEIPESAVSPDRGMSIEATGAVPTVTPRSSGGMVFTTGKLQLDLVARPADAGPADPAVISVSCTVDPDQSAELGTVEVPASPEGPATGTPDPDSDGVGSPKVEARSTDTEEQAKTSEVEPPELPGCKLFYGPISVPATGAHGYMAGYANVNKQKAAMEFKDPTHLRLQLQSMFAAYTCPTGGLTWIHSEGTMDYNGKPQMPPARSTFLTFGFMPTTATVEMSLTGPVNIETVYQSAADPVTHRRAETTTSTAQVSVRLYDVTVNGTPLDVGPNCRTVRPMELVLTGKGSTGLGPEEGYTVKTGGPLTGYSDVPPFSGCGATEDLDNVFTASVSGSGNFTKMMQGPLCVNNVPAHCPEPPRPKPER; from the coding sequence ATGAGAATGAAGTCGAGCCACTCCCGGCGATGGGGGCAGGCCGGTGCCGTCGGTGCGATGGCCCTGTTGGCCGGGCTCATGCCGGGTACCGGTGTCGCAGGCGGGACCCACGTGGCCGAATCCGGCTTCGGGTACTCCTGCACATCGGCATCCGGCCGGCACGCGGCGGATGTGACCGTCTCCGTCGAACTGCCGCTGAGCTCTCCGGTCGGCACCGCCGTCCAGCCGGAGCACGTCCGGCTCGGTCTGACGCTGGCACCGGAGCTGTTGGGCGAACTGCCGAAGGACGCCCCGCCCGAGCTGTCCGGGGCGGCTCGTCTGGAGACGGCGGTGACGCAGAACGGCGTGTCGACAGATGTGATGTGGGAAGGCCTGGAGATCCCCGAGTCCGCGGTCTCCCCGGACCGGGGAATGTCCATCGAGGCGACCGGGGCCGTGCCCACCGTGACCCCGCGGTCCAGTGGTGGCATGGTCTTCACGACGGGCAAACTGCAACTGGACCTGGTGGCCCGGCCCGCGGACGCGGGACCGGCCGATCCCGCCGTCATCTCCGTGTCCTGCACGGTCGATCCGGATCAGTCGGCGGAACTCGGCACCGTCGAGGTACCCGCGTCGCCCGAGGGGCCCGCGACCGGTACGCCGGATCCGGACTCGGACGGGGTGGGGTCACCGAAGGTGGAGGCCCGGAGCACGGACACCGAGGAGCAGGCGAAGACCTCGGAGGTGGAGCCGCCGGAGCTGCCCGGTTGCAAGCTCTTCTACGGCCCGATCTCCGTGCCGGCCACCGGGGCACACGGATACATGGCCGGCTACGCCAACGTGAACAAGCAGAAGGCCGCCATGGAGTTCAAGGACCCCACCCATCTCCGGCTCCAGCTCCAGTCGATGTTCGCCGCCTACACCTGCCCCACCGGCGGTCTCACCTGGATCCACTCCGAAGGCACGATGGACTACAACGGCAAGCCCCAGATGCCGCCCGCCCGGTCGACGTTCCTGACCTTCGGTTTCATGCCGACGACCGCCACTGTGGAGATGTCGCTCACGGGCCCCGTCAACATCGAGACGGTGTACCAGTCGGCCGCGGATCCGGTGACTCACCGCAGGGCCGAAACCACGACGTCGACGGCGCAGGTGAGTGTGCGGCTGTACGACGTGACGGTGAACGGCACCCCGCTCGATGTGGGGCCGAACTGCCGCACGGTGCGGCCGATGGAGCTCGTGCTCACCGGCAAGGGTTCCACCGGTCTGGGGCCGGAGGAGGGCTACACCGTCAAGACCGGCGGGCCGCTCACCGGGTACTCCGATGTCCCCCCGTTCAGTGGCTGCGGGGCGACCGAGGACCTGGACAACGTCTTCACCGCGTCGGTGTCCGGAAGCGGGAATTTCACCAAGATGATGCAGGGCCCGCTCTGCGTGAACAACGTTCCGGCGCACTGTCCGGAACCTCCGAGGCCCAAGCCCGAACGCTGA
- a CDS encoding MCE family protein → MRIKPVRERNPVAVAVVGLVVLALIGLGAYRVDSLPFIGGGTTYSADFTESAGLSEGDEVRVAGVKVGEVTGVSLDGPRVKVAFKVKDVWIGNSSTVGIAIKTLLGEKYLAVDPLGNAPQDPHERIGASRTTSPYDVTQAFNGLGETIGEIDTAQLAKSFETISATFKDSPPDVKSAADGLSALSRTVSERDAQLATLLKGSKQLTKTLADKKSSFETLLEDGNLLLGEIQARRDSIHQLLTGTKNLGIQLTGLVQDNNKQLKPTLDSLGRVTAVLVKNRKSLDKVLSLAGSYSRLVGNTLGSGRWFDNYVCGVVPKEYVPAGTPAGPECKPPKQQGGR, encoded by the coding sequence ATGAGGATCAAACCCGTACGGGAACGCAACCCCGTCGCCGTGGCCGTCGTGGGGCTGGTCGTCCTCGCCCTCATCGGCCTGGGCGCCTACCGCGTCGACTCGCTGCCCTTCATCGGCGGCGGCACCACCTACAGCGCCGACTTCACCGAGTCCGCCGGACTAAGCGAGGGCGACGAGGTGCGGGTCGCCGGAGTGAAGGTCGGCGAGGTCACCGGCGTCTCGCTCGACGGCCCCAGGGTGAAGGTCGCCTTCAAGGTCAAGGACGTCTGGATCGGCAACTCCTCCACCGTCGGCATCGCCATCAAGACCCTGCTCGGCGAGAAGTACCTCGCCGTCGACCCGCTGGGCAACGCCCCGCAGGACCCGCACGAGCGCATCGGGGCGAGCCGCACCACGTCCCCGTACGACGTCACCCAGGCCTTCAACGGACTCGGCGAGACCATCGGTGAGATCGACACCGCACAGCTCGCCAAGAGCTTCGAGACGATCTCCGCCACCTTCAAGGACTCCCCGCCCGACGTGAAGAGCGCGGCCGACGGGCTCTCCGCCCTCTCGAGGACCGTCTCCGAACGGGACGCCCAGCTCGCCACCCTCCTCAAGGGCAGCAAGCAGCTCACCAAGACGCTCGCCGACAAGAAGAGCAGCTTCGAAACCCTGCTGGAGGACGGCAATCTGCTCCTCGGCGAGATCCAGGCACGCCGCGACTCCATCCACCAGCTGCTCACCGGCACCAAGAATCTGGGCATCCAGCTCACCGGCCTCGTGCAGGACAACAACAAGCAGCTGAAGCCCACCCTGGACTCGCTCGGCCGGGTCACCGCGGTGCTGGTGAAGAACCGCAAGAGCCTCGACAAGGTGCTCTCGCTCGCCGGCTCGTACAGCCGGCTCGTCGGCAACACCCTCGGCAGCGGCCGCTGGTTCGACAACTACGTCTGCGGAGTCGTCCCCAAGGAGTACGTGCCCGCGGGCACACCCGCGGGGCCCGAGTGCAAGCCACCCAAGCAGCAAGGCGGCCGCTGA
- a CDS encoding ABC transporter permease codes for MTAPMPVLPPEPPPAGAAGATQPKTPEHQPPSRLLAPLRETGKLFSLAATVSRDVFRRPFQVREFIEQFWFVASVTILPAALVSIPFGAVIALQVGSLTQQLGAQSFTGGASVLAVIQQASPIIVALLISGAAGSAICADLGSRKIREELDAMEVMGVSPIQRLVVPRVLATMLVAVLLNGLVSVVGTLGGYFFNVILQHGTPGAYLASFSALAQLPDLYISEVKALIFGFIAGIVAAYRGLNPRGGPKGVGDAVNQSVVITFMLLFFVNTVLTAIYLQIVPAKGS; via the coding sequence GTGACGGCCCCCATGCCGGTACTGCCCCCCGAGCCGCCCCCGGCCGGCGCGGCCGGCGCGACGCAGCCGAAGACACCGGAGCACCAGCCGCCCAGCCGGCTGCTCGCCCCGCTGCGCGAGACCGGGAAGCTGTTCTCCCTCGCCGCGACCGTGAGCCGGGACGTCTTCCGACGGCCATTCCAGGTACGGGAGTTCATCGAACAGTTCTGGTTCGTCGCCAGCGTCACCATCCTGCCCGCCGCACTCGTCTCGATCCCGTTCGGCGCCGTCATCGCCCTCCAGGTCGGATCGCTGACCCAGCAGCTCGGCGCCCAGTCCTTCACCGGCGGCGCCAGCGTCCTCGCCGTCATCCAGCAGGCCAGCCCGATCATCGTGGCCCTGCTGATCTCCGGCGCCGCGGGCTCGGCCATCTGCGCCGACCTCGGCTCGCGCAAGATCCGCGAGGAACTCGACGCGATGGAGGTCATGGGCGTCTCACCCATCCAGCGTCTCGTCGTCCCCCGCGTCCTGGCGACCATGCTGGTCGCCGTCCTGCTGAACGGCCTGGTCTCCGTCGTCGGCACACTGGGCGGCTACTTCTTCAACGTGATTCTCCAGCACGGCACCCCCGGTGCCTACCTGGCCAGTTTCTCCGCCCTCGCCCAGCTCCCCGACCTCTACATCAGTGAGGTCAAGGCGCTGATCTTCGGCTTCATCGCGGGCATCGTCGCCGCCTACCGCGGACTCAACCCGCGCGGCGGCCCCAAGGGTGTCGGCGACGCGGTGAACCAGTCCGTCGTCATCACCTTCATGCTGCTGTTCTTCGTGAACACGGTCCTCACGGCGATCTACCTCCAGATCGTCCCCGCGAAGGGGAGCTGA
- a CDS encoding ABC transporter ATP-binding protein: protein MGIEVVVEGLTKSFGKQNIWQDVTLTLPAGEVSVMLGPSGTGKTVFLKSIIGLLKPEHGRVLINGVDMVNSPEREIMETRKLFGLMFQDGALFGSMSLFDNIAFPLREHTRKKESEIRRIVMERIDIVGLLGAEDKLPGEISGGMRKRAGLARALVLDPQIILCDEPDSGLDPVRTAYISQLLIDLNAQIDATMLIVTHNLDIAATVPDNMGMLFCRNLVTFGPREVLLTSDMPVVSQFLAGRREGPIGMAEEKDAATLAAEEMNGYGVGISSANAPRTVVPQLEPSPGMPVRQAALRRRERVLSMMGQLPEAARTAIMKSYTPAVGGERL, encoded by the coding sequence ATGGGAATCGAAGTAGTCGTCGAAGGCCTCACGAAGTCCTTCGGCAAGCAGAACATCTGGCAGGACGTCACCCTCACTCTGCCCGCCGGCGAAGTGAGCGTGATGCTCGGGCCTTCCGGCACCGGAAAGACCGTCTTCCTGAAATCCATCATCGGCCTGCTGAAGCCCGAGCACGGACGCGTCCTCATCAACGGCGTCGACATGGTGAACAGCCCGGAACGCGAGATCATGGAGACCCGCAAGCTCTTCGGGCTCATGTTCCAGGACGGCGCACTCTTCGGATCGATGTCGCTCTTCGACAACATCGCCTTCCCCCTGCGTGAACACACCCGCAAGAAGGAGTCGGAGATCCGCCGGATCGTCATGGAGCGGATCGACATCGTCGGCCTCCTCGGCGCCGAGGACAAACTGCCGGGCGAGATCTCCGGCGGCATGCGCAAGCGGGCCGGGCTGGCCCGCGCCCTCGTCCTGGATCCGCAGATCATCCTCTGCGACGAACCGGACTCCGGACTCGACCCGGTCCGCACCGCCTACATCTCCCAGCTGCTCATCGATCTCAACGCACAGATCGACGCGACGATGCTCATCGTCACCCACAACCTCGACATCGCGGCCACCGTCCCGGACAACATGGGAATGCTGTTCTGCCGCAACCTCGTCACCTTCGGGCCGCGCGAGGTGCTGCTCACCAGCGACATGCCGGTCGTCTCCCAGTTCCTCGCCGGACGCCGCGAGGGGCCCATCGGGATGGCGGAGGAGAAGGACGCCGCCACCCTCGCCGCCGAGGAGATGAACGGCTACGGAGTCGGCATCAGTTCCGCCAACGCGCCCCGCACCGTCGTACCGCAGCTGGAGCCCTCGCCCGGCATGCCCGTACGGCAGGCCGCGCTGCGCCGCCGGGAACGGGTCCTGTCGATGATGGGGCAGCTGCCCGAGGCCGCCCGCACGGCCATCATGAAGAGCTACACCCCGGCCGTGGGCGGTGAACGCCTGTGA
- a CDS encoding MCE family protein, which produces MKRRSLAAPLTKSIVFILVTVLATTVLALSIANTGVGDTTTYKARFTDATGLVVGDSVRIAGVKVGQVESIEVADKRLAEVGFAVRKGRSLPASVTASIKYLNMVGQRYIDLDQGAGPVGRSFAAGATIPLSRTTPALDLTQLFNGFQPLFEGLSPPDVNQLAGSIVQVLQGEGGTVDSILSHVGSLTGTVAAKDKVIGEVIKNLNTVLKTVNDREAGFDDLVDTLQKLVTGFAGDRKPLGQAVTAMGALTTVTADLLQDGRAPLKSDIKQLGRLSDQLGNGTPQIENFLQKTPAKMAAISRLTSYGSWLNLYLCEAKVSGVTTEDGSAPPTGIVVRKPRCQS; this is translated from the coding sequence GTGAAGCGCCGCTCTCTCGCCGCTCCGCTCACGAAGTCGATCGTCTTCATCCTGGTGACTGTTCTGGCCACCACCGTGCTGGCGCTGTCCATCGCCAACACGGGCGTCGGCGACACCACCACGTACAAGGCCAGGTTCACCGACGCCACCGGACTGGTCGTCGGCGACAGCGTCCGGATCGCCGGGGTCAAGGTCGGACAGGTCGAGTCCATCGAGGTGGCCGACAAGAGGCTCGCCGAGGTCGGCTTCGCCGTCCGCAAGGGGCGCAGCCTCCCCGCCTCGGTGACCGCCTCGATCAAGTACCTCAACATGGTCGGCCAGCGGTACATCGACCTCGACCAGGGGGCCGGGCCGGTCGGCAGGAGCTTCGCCGCCGGAGCGACCATCCCGCTCTCCCGCACCACCCCGGCGCTCGACCTCACCCAGCTCTTCAACGGCTTCCAGCCGCTCTTCGAGGGGCTCTCCCCGCCCGACGTCAACCAGCTGGCCGGCTCCATCGTCCAGGTGCTCCAGGGCGAGGGCGGCACCGTCGACAGCATCCTCTCGCACGTCGGCTCGCTGACCGGCACGGTCGCCGCGAAGGACAAGGTGATCGGCGAGGTGATCAAGAACCTCAACACGGTCCTGAAGACCGTCAACGACCGCGAGGCCGGCTTCGACGACCTCGTCGACACCCTGCAGAAGCTCGTCACCGGATTCGCCGGCGACCGCAAACCGCTCGGCCAGGCGGTCACGGCCATGGGCGCGCTCACCACCGTCACCGCGGACCTCCTCCAGGACGGCCGGGCGCCGCTCAAGAGCGACATCAAACAACTCGGGCGACTCTCCGACCAGTTGGGCAACGGCACCCCGCAGATCGAGAACTTCCTGCAGAAGACCCCGGCCAAGATGGCGGCGATCAGCCGGCTCACCTCGTACGGCTCATGGCTCAACCTCTACCTCTGCGAGGCCAAGGTCAGCGGAGTGACGACCGAGGACGGCAGCGCCCCGCCCACCGGCATCGTGGTCAGGAAGCCGAGGTGCCAGTCATGA
- a CDS encoding MCE family protein, whose amino-acid sequence MSRVLRRPGARTTGVAAVLAVGVGLALVVTASGLPSFTGIDQVPLPGGADLGDHPYEISAEFADVLSLAPQASVKVNDVAVGRVTKVSLGSGSWNAEVTMRVNGKVELPANAYAHLEQSSLLGEKYIQLAAPARGTAQGRLADGDRIPLTRTNRNPEVEEVFGALSMLLNGGGVNQLKTITTELNKALAGREPQMRSMLGRVNTLVTNLDGHKKDITDALDGVNRLSATLATRKQDVGTVLTGLSPGLKVLEKQRGSLLTMLRSLDTLSTIAVDTVDKSKADVIADLKALAPSLKALADSGRDLPDSLQVLLTYPFTDEVLRGVKGDYLNVYLDVTAMPGTQIIPSLTPAVPPQTGTGTSGAGRTLPLPLPAVPTAGTDGSSR is encoded by the coding sequence ATGAGCCGTGTGCTGCGCAGACCAGGAGCCCGCACGACCGGTGTTGCCGCGGTGCTGGCCGTGGGCGTCGGCCTGGCCCTCGTCGTCACCGCTTCCGGCCTGCCGTCGTTCACCGGGATCGACCAGGTCCCGCTGCCCGGCGGCGCCGACCTCGGCGACCACCCCTACGAGATCTCCGCGGAGTTCGCGGACGTACTCAGCCTCGCCCCGCAGGCGTCGGTGAAGGTCAACGACGTCGCCGTCGGCCGGGTCACCAAGGTCTCCCTGGGCTCGGGCAGCTGGAACGCCGAGGTCACCATGCGCGTCAACGGCAAGGTCGAACTGCCCGCCAACGCCTACGCCCACCTGGAACAGTCCAGCCTCCTCGGCGAGAAGTACATCCAGCTCGCCGCGCCCGCGCGCGGCACCGCACAGGGCAGGCTCGCCGACGGAGACCGGATTCCGCTGACCCGCACCAACCGGAACCCCGAGGTCGAAGAGGTCTTCGGCGCCCTGTCGATGCTCCTCAACGGCGGTGGCGTCAACCAGCTCAAGACCATCACCACCGAGCTGAACAAGGCACTCGCCGGACGCGAACCCCAGATGCGCTCCATGCTCGGCCGGGTCAACACCCTCGTCACCAATCTGGACGGCCACAAGAAGGACATCACCGATGCCCTCGACGGGGTGAACCGGCTCTCCGCCACCCTCGCCACCCGCAAACAGGACGTCGGTACGGTGCTCACCGGGCTCAGCCCCGGCCTGAAGGTCCTGGAGAAGCAGCGTGGCTCGCTCCTCACCATGCTGCGTTCGCTCGACACCCTCTCCACCATCGCCGTCGACACGGTCGACAAGAGCAAGGCCGACGTGATCGCCGACCTCAAGGCCCTCGCCCCCAGCCTCAAGGCGCTCGCCGACTCCGGCCGCGACCTGCCCGACTCCCTCCAGGTACTGCTCACTTACCCGTTCACGGACGAGGTGCTGCGCGGGGTGAAGGGCGACTACCTCAACGTCTACCTGGATGTGACGGCCATGCCCGGCACACAGATCATCCCGTCGCTCACCCCGGCGGTCCCCCCGCAGACCGGGACCGGTACGAGCGGGGCCGGCCGGACACTGCCGCTGCCCCTTCCCGCGGTCCCGACGGCGGGCACGGACGGGAGCAGCCGATGA
- a CDS encoding ABC transporter permease: protein MSMLSWLDRSGEQLTFYVRALLWVPRTLRRYLREVQRLLAEVAFGSGGLGVIGGTIGVMVAMTLFTGTVVGLQGYAALNQIGTSAFTGFISAYFNTREIAPLVAGLALSATVGAGFTAQLGAMRINEEVDALEAMGVRSMPYLVSTRIIAGVVAIIPLYAIGLLSSYLASRYITVLFNGQSAGTYDHYFNLFLSPDDVLLSVLKVLIFSVMVILAHCYYGFHATGGPAGVGVAVGRSVRNAIVLISVTDFFLSLAIWGATTTVKVAG from the coding sequence ATGTCGATGCTCAGCTGGCTCGACCGATCCGGTGAACAACTCACCTTCTACGTACGCGCGTTGCTCTGGGTGCCGCGGACCCTGCGCCGCTACCTGCGCGAGGTCCAGCGGCTGCTGGCCGAAGTGGCCTTCGGCAGCGGCGGTCTCGGTGTCATCGGCGGCACCATCGGCGTGATGGTCGCGATGACCCTCTTCACCGGCACCGTCGTCGGCCTCCAGGGGTACGCGGCCCTGAACCAGATCGGCACCTCCGCCTTCACCGGTTTCATCTCCGCCTACTTCAACACCCGCGAGATCGCCCCGCTCGTCGCCGGACTCGCGCTCTCCGCCACCGTCGGCGCGGGCTTCACCGCTCAGCTCGGCGCGATGCGGATCAACGAGGAGGTCGACGCCCTGGAGGCGATGGGGGTGCGGTCCATGCCGTACCTCGTCTCCACCCGGATCATCGCCGGGGTCGTCGCAATCATCCCGCTGTACGCGATCGGGCTGCTCTCCTCCTACCTCGCGTCCCGCTACATCACGGTCCTGTTCAACGGGCAGTCCGCGGGCACGTACGACCACTACTTCAATCTCTTCCTCTCCCCGGACGACGTGCTGCTGTCGGTGCTCAAGGTGCTGATCTTCAGCGTGATGGTGATCCTCGCCCACTGCTACTACGGCTTCCACGCCACCGGCGGGCCCGCCGGTGTGGGGGTCGCGGTCGGGCGGTCGGTGCGCAACGCCATCGTGCTCATCAGCGTCACCGACTTCTTCCTCTCCCTCGCCATCTGGGGCGCCACCACGACGGTGAAGGTGGCCGGCTGA
- a CDS encoding MCE family protein: MRMKRIVGIGAGLAVVAVAATTGVLAMDDEGTTTITAYFDQATGVYAGSDLRILGVRVGRVEAVTPRGKEVEVTLRVDKGVKVPKEAHAVVVAPSLVADRYIQLAPAYDGGPQIADNAVLPAANNATPVEVDQLYDSITELSKALGPEGANADGALSGLLDTGAKNLDGNGKAIGNSIEQFGKATKTLDKSSGNLFDTLSYLQTFTTMLKDNDGNVRAAEQQLNAVTGFLADDKENLGAALKELGTALGQVKGFIQKNRGALKANVDALVPLTQTLVDQRASLAESLDTLPLAAGNVVNAYDPVNRTLNGRTNLNELSMGGPLTEATGLAGLTPVDGARRKALPTLPLPAVGTVYGTPAKTATEKKGANR; encoded by the coding sequence ATGAGAATGAAGCGCATCGTCGGCATCGGCGCCGGACTCGCCGTGGTGGCCGTCGCGGCCACCACCGGTGTGCTGGCCATGGACGACGAGGGAACGACGACCATCACCGCCTACTTCGACCAGGCCACCGGTGTGTACGCCGGATCGGACCTGCGGATCCTCGGCGTCAGGGTCGGCCGGGTCGAAGCGGTCACGCCCCGGGGCAAGGAGGTCGAGGTCACCCTGCGGGTCGACAAGGGCGTCAAGGTCCCCAAGGAGGCGCACGCCGTGGTCGTCGCCCCCAGCCTCGTCGCCGACCGCTACATCCAGCTCGCCCCCGCCTACGACGGCGGACCGCAGATCGCGGACAACGCCGTACTGCCGGCCGCGAACAACGCCACGCCCGTCGAGGTGGACCAGCTGTACGACTCCATCACGGAGCTCTCCAAGGCACTGGGCCCGGAAGGAGCCAACGCCGACGGCGCGCTCTCCGGGCTCCTGGACACCGGGGCCAAGAACCTCGACGGCAACGGCAAGGCCATCGGCAACTCCATCGAGCAGTTCGGCAAGGCCACCAAGACCCTCGACAAGAGCAGCGGGAACCTCTTCGACACGCTGTCCTACCTCCAGACCTTCACCACCATGCTGAAGGACAACGACGGCAATGTGCGCGCCGCCGAACAGCAGCTCAACGCGGTCACCGGGTTCCTCGCCGACGACAAGGAGAACCTCGGCGCCGCGCTGAAGGAACTGGGCACCGCACTGGGGCAGGTGAAGGGCTTCATCCAGAAGAACCGCGGCGCGCTCAAGGCGAACGTGGACGCCCTGGTGCCGCTCACCCAGACGCTGGTCGACCAGCGGGCCTCGCTCGCCGAGTCACTGGACACGCTGCCGCTCGCCGCGGGCAACGTCGTCAACGCCTACGACCCGGTGAACCGCACGCTCAACGGCCGTACCAACCTCAACGAGCTCTCCATGGGCGGACCGCTCACGGAGGCCACCGGACTCGCCGGCCTCACCCCGGTGGACGGCGCACGCCGCAAGGCGCTGCCCACCCTCCCGCTCCCGGCCGTCGGCACCGTCTACGGCACCCCGGCGAAGACCGCCACGGAAAAGAAGGGGGCGAACCGATGA